A window of Pyrus communis chromosome 3, drPyrComm1.1, whole genome shotgun sequence genomic DNA:
TCAATGGTGGGAACTTTGAAGGAAGTGCTCACCAGATAGCCCGGAATGAGATTGTGAGTTCTAAGTTCTGCCAAAGTTTCTTCCTCCTTTAAAAGTTGCAGGTTTTCTTTGCTTGAATCCAGAACAAGAGACTTGGAAATTTTAATATTGGTGGCAGTTGAATGACCGAATTCGGCATGCAGCTCTTTCACCAAGTATATTTCAATTTCTTCGGCTTGAGAAGCGGTTCGGAGAGCAACATACTGTATACAAATAAATCTAGTTTCAGTATAGTGATGGAAGCCTTCAGATGGTGAAGTGCTACCAAATGAAAGATGCAGTGAGTGGAAGAATTACCTGACATAAATGTCCAACTGAAAGGGTAGACCGGCAGCAAAGATATGGCCGCTGCAAACTTGGTATTCTTTGCTCATCGAAAGAAACAAGCAGGAGGTGGATGtccaactgaaaaaaaaatgagaaacgcTTGATCCAATCATCACAGTACAGAAGCAGATTGCCAGataaaatttctaaatacacatatatacatagtGTGTGTGCAGGTGTGATCTCGAAAGGGTACTACTCAGTCCCCTATAAGAGAAGAATCATGACGAGATTGTCGGCCTAAACTCTAAATTACCTCGTCATCATTATCTCCCGAGTTCCGAAGATACTCTACCAACCTAGAGAGGCGGATGTTCCTGGCATTTTTACCATTGCCACCACTTGAACTGCCATACCGTGTATGACTCCGCATGCCACCTTTTCCCCAGGAAAGCCTCTCTGAGCTGCCAACACGCCCCACAGAAGCACCCAGAATCTCTGATCTGTTCATTTCATAATCATTTTCATCATCACTATCTGCATTAGCAGCTGCCGACGAGGGCTGATAATATCGACCTCCTCTCCATCTTTTGGATCTCTTTGGTCTTGGTTCTGTGTGCTCATCACCAGAAGACAAATCTCTACCGCCATCATTACCATTTACATCCTCATTGTCATCGGACCCATGATGTTCAGCAACATTTCTATAGTTCCTTCTCCCCCTCGCATTTCGATAGCTACCCCGTGATCTCCTCATAAATGCAGCTGCAGTGGCTTTAGCTGTTGTTCGTTTCCTTCCTAGTGCCTCGGTTTGTCGTTGAAATGTCTGGGCAATGGAAGCTTGGATCTGTGCAAATAAGCCCAAAAATCAAACACCCGAAGCAACAAACTAGGAACAAAAAGAAATCTCTGTACAGTTTTGCCACTAACTTCCTGGTGACACGTAACACCTAAATGATGAAAACACGATGATTCAAGTGTAATACCTTTTTAAAACCACATCAAGGGTTATGTGGAAATTGCATTATTTTCGGTAATAGGACACAGATAAGACCCACATACACGTAGATAATCAAGTCTTAACCAAAGTTCCGATGAATTACAGGGTTTTACAAAATCAGAGAACTCATCAATTGCACGAGAAAACTAGAATAATTCGCAGTTTGTTATT
This region includes:
- the LOC137729766 gene encoding putative E3 ubiquitin-protein ligase RING1a; this encodes MPAQKRTHEAMEDDLPQNYRENSHETPQDEEESDRRPLQSTEEKDEFVIVKLAEIRKEVQCPICLGIIRKTRTVMECLHRFCRECIDKSMRLGNNECPACRTHCASRRSLRDDPNYDALIAAIYPDIDKYEEEELAFHEEEKARNKQIQASIAQTFQRQTEALGRKRTTAKATAAAFMRRSRGSYRNARGRRNYRNVAEHHGSDDNEDVNGNDGGRDLSSGDEHTEPRPKRSKRWRGGRYYQPSSAAANADSDDENDYEMNRSEILGASVGRVGSSERLSWGKGGMRSHTRYGSSSGGNGKNARNIRLSRLVEYLRNSGDNDDELDIHLLLVSFDEQRIPSLQRPYLCCRSTLSVGHLCQYVALRTASQAEEIEIYLVKELHAEFGHSTATNIKISKSLVLDSSKENLQLLKEEETLAELRTHNLIPGYLILAYQKKWN